GTGGCGCCTGCCCTTTCAAGGCGTCCTGGACGCCAGTTACTGCACATTCGGCCACATCGGCATGATCAGCCAACACCTCTTCCATTGCACCAGTCGACAACCTATGGCCTGCGACATTGATAATGTCATCGGTCCGGGACATCACATAGACATAACCCTCGTCATCAATCATACCTGCATCAGAGGTATTGTAGTAACCGTCAAACTGACTGAGATAAGCTTCAAAGAACCGCTCGCGGGCATTCCAGAGCGTGGGAAACGATCCGGGCGGAAGGGGTAACTTAACCGCCAGCGTGCCTATGTCACCGGGTGTCACAGGCTTTCCGTCCTCCCCGAGTACGTTCAGGTCCCAACCAGGCACAGGCTTAGAAGGCGAACCTTCTTTGATCGGCAGCATCTCGATTCCCCGACAGTTCGCCGCGATAGACCAGCCGGTCTCGGTCTGCCACCAGTGGTCGATCACGGGCACGTTCAGTTTATCTTCTGCCCAGTGCAATGTATGGGGATCCGTTCTTTCACCGGCCAGATACAAACACTCAAACCGACTCATGTCGTATTGTTTCAGATACTCGCCGTTTGGATCATCCTTTTTAATGGCCCGAAATGCCGTTGGTGCCGTGAACAACACTTTTACGCCGTGTTCAGCAATAACCCGCCAGAATGCACCTGGATCTGGAGTACCCACCGGCTTACCCTCATACAGAACTGTGGTGCTACCATTGAACAGTGGGGCATACACGATATACGAATGCCCGACCACCCAGCCGACATCTGAAGCGGCCCAGAAAACATCGCCCGGATCTGTGCCGTAGATGTTTTTCATGCTCCATTTCAATGCAACAATATGTCCAGCATTGTCGCGGACAACACCCTTCGGCTGGCCCGTAGTACCCGAGGTATAAAGAATGTACAAGGGGTCAGTTGCTGCCACCGGAACACAATCCACCGGTGTGGCTGCGGACATGGCCTCATGCCAGTCCTGATCCCGCCCGGCAACCAGATCGGCCTCACACTCCGGTCGCTGAAGAACGATACACTGTGCAGGTTTGTGTCTCGCCGTCTCGATCGCACCGTCGAGTAGCGGTTTGTATTCGACCACCCGGCCCGGTTCGATACCACAGGAAGCTGACACGATCACTTTCGGGGTGCAGTCATCGATTCGTACAGCCAGTTCATTCGAGGCAAACCCCCCGAACACCACCGAATGTATTGCGCCGATACGGGCGCAGGCCAACATCGCAATCAATGCCTCGGGCACCATCGGCATGTAGATGATTACACGATCACCGCGACCTATATCATTTTGCACTAGTACGCCGGCAAAACGGGCTGTCTGTTCGAGCAGCTCGGCATACGTTAACGTCCGAGCGGTACCCGTCACGGGACTGTCGTAGATGATAGCAGCTTGATCACCGCGGCCATGTTCCACATTCAGATCCACTGCGTTATAGCAGGTGTTAACTTCACCACCTGTGTACCATCGATAGTACGGTGCGTCCGTGTCGTCCAGGACACGGTCCCACTTCTTATACCAGTGAATATCTTCAGCTGCCCGCGCCCAGAATCCCACCGGATCCTGTAATGCGCTCTGATATACTGATTCGTAGTTACCACTCATTGTCGGCCACCCTGATAAACGGTGATGTGTCTAGATCGGCTGGGCGAGAACTGCTGAACCCGAACCCTACCGTCAAACACCACAATAACTTAAGAATGCCTGTCAGATCGAACAGCAAAAGCGCCCATCTCACAAAATACAACACCGGTATGATAAGTGTTTTTAGCACCCACAGCGAGTGACTAACAACATACGCCCAATCCCTATGCCATTTGCTGGAGCAGCCATGAACTACCAGAATATTCTTGTTGAAACCCACGACGTCGTCGGCCTGATTACCCTCAACAGACCGGATGTCCTCAACGCGCTCTCCGATGACCTAATGGATGAGCTTAGTGACGCCGTAGACAGGTTAGAGACTGACGATGCGATTGGCGCATTGGTCTTGACAGGTAGTGACAAAGCTTTTGCCGCTGGTGCAGACATCAAACGCATGAAGGACAGTGACTATATGGATGTCTACATGGGCAACTTCATCGGCCGAAACTGGGAACGCATCAGCACCTGCCGAAAACCCGTTATTGCCGCTGTAGCCGGTTATGCGCTGGGCGGCGGCTGCGAACTCGCAATGATGTGTGACTTCATCATCGCTGCAGAGAGTGCTCAGTTTGGGCAGCCCGAGATCAAACTCGGCGTAATACCGGGGGCCGGCGGCACTCAGCGACTAACCCGTTTTGTCGGCAAGTCCAAAGCCATGGAGATGTGCCTAACTGGAAGAATGATGGATGCCGACGAGGCTGAACGAGTCGGACTGGTCAGCCGGATAGTGCCCGCCGACAACCTGCTGGACGATGCATTGAAAACCGCCAAAAAGATTGCAACGCTTTCCCGACCTTCGGTCATGATGGCCAAAACGGCTGTCAACCGGGCCTACGAAACCACACTTGCCGAAGGTATCCGATTCGAACGGACCATCTTCCAGTCATTATTTGCGACTGATGACAAAAATGAAGGGATGGCTGCATTTATCGAAAAACGAAAACCCAACTGGAAACATCGGTGACACACGGGGCCCGATGTGAAAGTTGACGACCACCATTATCGCTCGATCTGGCTGGAAGATAACGCACCATCCGTCTCTGTCATCGATCAAACGCTTCTACCATTTGAGTTTCGGATTCGTCAGCTCAGATCGACTGCTGATATGGTCGATGCCATCGCCACTATGGTTGTTCGTGGTGCTCCGCTGATCGGCGCCGCAGCCGCTTGTGGCCTTTTCCTGGCAGCCCAGGAAAATCCGTCTGATGAACATCTGGAAAAATCCGCCAGCCGACTACTCACAGCTCGCCCCACCGCTGTAAATCTGCGTTGGGCCTTGGATCGAATGCTACCGGAACTGCTTAACGAACCCATCACCCAGCGGGTAGAGGCCGCACGGGTCGGAGCTCAAAAGATTTGTGATGAGGACGTCAGCATTAACAGCCGAATCGGTGCGCACGGACTGGAATTCCTCACCCAACACTGTCACCTTGCTCAAAAAGACATGCCCTTCAATATTCTGACTCACTGCAACGCCGGCTGGCTGGCAACCGTCGATTGGGGAACTGCGCTGTCACCCATCTTTAAAGCGCACGACGCTGGCATGAATATTCACGTTTGGGTCGACGAGACTCGCCCACGAAATCAAGGGGCATTACTGACTGCGTGGGAACTGAAAGCGCATGGTGTGCCACACACTGTGATAGCCGACAACGCAGGTGGTCATCTGATGCAGCGCGGCCAGGTCGATGCCTGCATTGTTGGTTCCGACCGAACAACACGGTCCGGCGATGTATGCAACAAGATCGGCACCTATCTCAAGGCTCTGGCCGCTAAAGCCAACGACGTACCATTTTTTGCCGCGCTCCCATCATCGACCATTGACTGGTCCATACGCGATGGAATTTCTGAAATACCTATAGAGGAACGGGAAAGTATTGAGGTTACCCACATCACCGGAGCTGATGAAAAGAACCAACTTGTCAGGGTCCGCCTCACACCAGAGGGCAGTCAGGCAGCTAACCCGGCATTCGATGTCACGCCCCGGGACTACGTCTCCGGCATTATTACGGAACGGGGTGTGTGTGACGCCTCCGAGACAGCACTGCTGAGTCTGTATCCGGAACAGGCCCAAAAGCGGCGAAAGAGCCAGCCTATTTCAACTTGAAATCCGGATCATCGGCACGGTCAATCACATCGCATAACAACTGCTATAGTCAGTCGCCTACGCTCGAGCAGACGTTCACTCACCACCGATCGACTACAACTGTATGTCCATGACTAAGCCTACTGACTGCCCGTCAAACCAAGCAACCAAGGCGCGCATCAGGCACGCTCGCCGCTGCTGCTGGTCGTATATTTTAGCGCTCGCCCTGGCACTGCCCTGTGTTTCGATCTATGCCGACGTTGCGCCGCTTAAAGCCCTGCCTGGTCATCAGCGGGCGGTAGAACTAATTAACTACTTTATACAGCGATATCACTATCGCACAGCACAGCTCAATGACGAACTTTCCAGCCAGATACTCGATCGCTACATTCAAAGTCTGGATGCCAACCGAAGTTATTTTCTGGCATCCGACATTGAAGGCTTCGAACAAATGCGCTTTCACCTGGATAACTATCTTCGAAAACAGGAACTGGACCAAATCTTTAAACTGTTTGATCTGTACCGGGAACGAGTAATTGACAGGGCAGAGTTTTCGGTGCGCGCCCTGAGCGAGGGTTTTGACCTGAACATACCGGAGAGCTATCGGTTCAACCGGAGCACATCACCATGGCCGACTGACCAGGCGCAACTGGATGACATCTGGCGACGGCGGGTCAAAAACGACTATCTGTCTCTGAAACTTGCCGGCAATTCTCACGATGACATCTTAAAAACACTTGGCAATCGTTATCGCCAGCTGAGTCGGCGTACAAAACAGATTACATCCTCCGATGTTTTTGAGACATTCATAAACGCGTACATCACTTCAGTGGAGCCACACACCAACTACTTTTCACCCCGATCAACCGAAAATTTCAAGATCAGGATGAGCCTGTCCTTGGAGGGGATCGGTGCTGTTCTACAAACTGAAAACGAATATACCGTGGTGCGTAGAATCGTGGCAGGCGGACCAGCCGAACTCAGTCAGCTATTGAATGCGGGCGACAGAATTATCGGTGTCGGTCAAGATGAGGACCAGCCGCTGGTCGATGTTATCGGGTGGCGACTGGACGATGTGGTTGATCTGATTCGAGGCCCCAAAAACACTGTGGTGAGACTACAGATTGTTCCGGTCCAGGACGGACCGGACGGCAGCGGCCAGATCATCAGCATCGTACGCGATACGATCAACCTTGAGGAACAAGCGGCACAGAAATCGGTTATCTCTGTAGAACGTGGCGATCATATTTATCGAATAGGCGTCATCGATCTGCCGACCTTTTATGTCGACTTCGACGGCCGTTCCAGCGGCAAGGCTGACTATCGCAGCACAACCCGAGATGTTGCTAGGCTGGTCAGAGAGCTGCGGGCGGAGCATACAGATGGGTTGGTCATCGACTTGCGGGGGAACGGCGGCGGGGCGCTTACCGAAGCAACAACTCTCACCGGCCTTTTCATCGAGAAAGGACCGATCGTACAAGTCAAGGACGCGAAGGGTCGTGTCCGGGTAAAACGGGATACAGACCCCGCAATTATCTACCGTGGGCCTCTCGCCGTGCTGGTAGACGGCAACAGCGCGTCTGCCTCGGAAATCTTTGCAGGTGCAATCCAGGATTACGGCCGAGGCATCATCATTGGCACACCCACTTATGGGAAAGGAACCGTCCAGAACCTGGTCGATCTGGACCGGTACTCTCGAAACGAGGACGAGAAGCTTGGTCAACTCAAATTTACGATAGCGCAATTCTTTAGAATCAATGGCGACAGCACACAGCACAGAGGCGTTGTTCCCGATATCCTGCTGCCAACAGCTCAAGATGATACGAAACACGGTGAGCGAAGTTTGAAAAATGCGCTGCCCTGGGAACAGGTTGCTTCAGCCGATTACAGTCCGTTTGACCAGTCAGGCCTGAGCGCCGTATTACCTAAAATCAGATCGGTTCACCAAACACGCGTCGCAGATGATCCAGGGTTTCGATTTTTGTTGTCCAATCAGGCACTTGACAGAGAGATCGCGGCCATAGAGGAAATATCCCTGCTTGAATCTGAGCGTCAGTTCGAGCGTACGCGACGACAATCAGCTCGCGATTTATTGAGCACAGCCCTGCGCAAGGCCTGGAACCTCGGTGAAGATGAAAAAGTCGGTGACGAAGAGTTTCCTGGCGATATTGTTCTCAACGAAGCCGCGCAGATACTTGCCGATACTACGATCGAACTGCAAAACAATCGTATGCTGGCTCAGCACTCTGCCCACCTCAGTGCTGAGTCAGATTCTTCGACCCAGGACCAATAATCTGCGGGCGAAGATCTCTTGAAGACCTCCACCTTTGGTGAATTCCTGGCCGCCGGTTCGGGCATTCTGCAGCTTATGGAAGATGCCGGTGAGGCCCTTGCGGGGGACGGTGAGGTACTGCTGCTCGGTGGCGGTAATCCTGCTCGAATACCCGAAGTTCAGCGGACCTTTCGAGAAGCGATGGGCAGTTTGCTTGAGGATGCACCCCGTTTCGATCGTATCGTTGGAGACTACGATGGGCCACAGGGTAATGTTGAATTCTTAAGCGCGATTACAGAATTGTTGAATTCACAGTTCAACTGGGGTATCAGCGAAAATAATGTCGCCCTGACTAACGGCAGCCAGACATCTTTCTTTGTGTTGTTCAATATATTTGCCGGTGTAACCCAGGACGGCCGGAACCAACGCATATTGCTGCCACTCATACCGGAATACATCGGTTACACGGAAATGGGCCTTGGCCAGTGTATTTTTGATACCTGCAAACCGTCCATCAGTCTCAGTGGTGACCATCAGTTCAAATATCACGTGGACTTTGAACACCTACAACTTCAGTCACACACCGGCGCATTGTGTGTTTCCCGACCGACAAACCCCACAGGCAATGTATTGACCGATGCTGAAATCGAACAACTGGTTGTTCTGGCAACAGAGAGAGACCTGCCATTGATAATCGATGGCGCCTACGGCACGCCTTTCCCCAACATTATCTTTACCGATGCTACGCCGTTTTGGGACAGTAATATTATCCTGTGCCTCAGTCTGTCAAAACTGGGCCTTGCCGGCGTGCGAACGGGTATCGTAATTGCTCAGGAAGACATTATTCAGTCAATCACATCGGCCAATGCAATTATGAATCTGACCCCGGGAAGCTTTGGCCCGGGACTCACAACCGACATGGTCCGTGATGGGTCAATTCTGGATATCTCGAACCAGTTCATACGACCGTTCTATCAATCAAGAGCACAGATTGCGATCAGCTGGATTGAGTCCGAACTGGCGAGCTATCCCTTTCGAGTTCACACCCCGGAAGGCGCAATATTCCTGTGGGTTTGGTTCAAGGACCTGCCGATTACCAGTGAGACGTTGTATCAGCGACTTAAGGCGCGCGACGTGCTGGTCATTCCAGGCGAGCATTTCTTCCCGGGACTCACAGAACCATGGAAACATCGTCATGAATGTGTTCGGGTATCGTACGCCCAGGACCAGCAGACCGTCGAGCGTGGTATCGCCATCCTGGCTGAGGAAGTACGCGCAGCCTATGACAACGCAGTACCTTAGGCTCTGGACATTCAGACGTACTCAACAACATCGACTTCTTTACATTGACTGAAGCGGTGCCAGATCGTACGAAACGACTCTGCGAAATCCTCAGCCGAGTCGCGCAACCACTGGTCTACCTGCGCCTGGGCAAACCACTGACCTGTTTCCATTTCAGTATAGTCAAGCGCCAGCTCAAGATCTGTCACTAGGCGGTATACCCAGCAGAATTCCATTCCTGTTTGGGGGCTGGCAACAAGCTTAAATAGGCGTTTTGGCATTTCTTCCATCCGAATTCCGATCTCTTCTTCGATCTCACGCACACAACAGGCATCGTAGGTCTCGCCGGCATCAACATGACCGGCGACCGACGAATCCCAGAGGCCGGGGCTTTCTTGTTTATGCAGACCGCGCTTCTGTAGAAATAACCGCCCGTCCAGCCTGAACACCAGAACGTGGATGGCACGATGTGGCAGACTTAATCGGTGAATGTCATCGCGCCTGCGCTGCCCGATGACCTGGTCCTGGTTATCAACCACCGACAGAATTTCTGAATCTTCCGCCCTCATATCGGGGCGTCAACGTCGGATCTACGAACCGGTTCACCCACGCGCTGTCGCTGCTGCCAGTACTCGTCTATCCAGACCGAGCTATCAAGTGGGGGTAACAGTGAGCCGCCAAGTATCATATCTGCGACCCGCTCTGCCAGCATAATCGTCGGTGCATTGAGGTTGCCGTTAGTAATTTCAGGGAATACAGATGAGTCTACGACGCGAAGAGACTCTACCCCTTTCACTCTACATGCACTGTCCAGCACGGCGGTCGCATCGTCAATCGCGCCCATGCGACACGTACAGGATGGATGATAGGCACTTTCTACATTCTGTCGAACCCAGTCATCTATATCCGAATTGCTAATGACGCTTCTACCGGGTTGTATTTCTGCACCCCGGAACGGTTCCATGGCGGGCTGTTCGAAAATCTCCCGGGTCAGATGTATACAGGCCCGCCAGTCTTCCCGATCCTGCTGCGCCTCAAGATAGTTGAACAGAATCTTGGGGCTATCCTTGGGCGATTGCGAAACAATTTTCACGCACCCTCGACTTTGCGGCTTGTTCGGTCCTACATGGACCTGAAACCCGTGCCCGGGGAAAGCCGCACGCCCGTCATACCGCATTGCACCCGGTAGAAAGTGGTACTGAATATCGGGCCATTGAACGCCTGCACGTGAACGGATAAAACCACAGGACTCGAAATGATTCGTGGCACCCAGGCCGGTTCTCGTGAACAGCCAACGGGCACCGATTAAACCTTTGGCCAGCGGATTGAGGTAACGATTCAGGGTAATCGGCTGCTTACACCGAAACTGAAAATATACTTCGAGGTGATCCTGCAGATTCTCGCCCACGCCAGGGCTCTCGCATTGCACTTCTATCCCCAAAGATTCAAGGTGATGAGCCGAGCCAATACCCGAACGCTGCAACAGACTCGGCGACCCGATAGACCCGGTCGCCATCAACACCTCGCGCCGAGCCTGAACCTGAAAAATCCGCCCGTCCTTTTCGTATTCGACAGCCACGGCTCTGGATTTTTCAAACAGCACGCGGTGCACGTACGTACCACCGACGTATCGGAGATTGGACCGATTCATTGCGGGTCGCAGATACGCACTGGCTGTGGATGCCCGGACTCCATCCCGAACCGTCATGTGCATGGCACCAAATCCCTCTTGCTGACGCCCATTGTAGTCATCGGTTACGGGGTAACCCGCTTCGTGCCCGGCCTGAATAAATGCCTCATAGAGCGAATTTCCGGTCATGTTGTTCCCAGCACAGACTGAGAGCGGTCCATGGCCCCCGCGATAGTCATTTTCTCCGTCAACCCAACTTTCTGCCTTCTTAAAGTAAGGTAGACAAGACGCGTAGTTCCAGCCATCCGCGCCCAATTCTTCCCATCGATCGAAGTCCCGGGGATGTCCCCGAACATACACCATCCCGTTAATCGATGATGATCCACCAAGCACACGGCCGCGCGGGCAATCGATCACCCGGCCATTCAAGTGAGGTTCAGCCTGCGAGGTGTATCCCCAGTTGAAGCGTGCCAGATTCATCGGAATTGACAAGGCCGCTGGCATCTGCACATATATACTGCGGTCGCTTCCCCCTGCTTCCATCAACAGCACGTTACAGCCAGAATCCTCGCTTAATCTTGCGGCCAGCACGCAACCGGCAGATCCTGCACCAATAATTACATAATCAGCATCACGCACAAATGTGTCTCTCGTCTATAGTCACCTCCACCACACCCCAAGGAGTGACTGTTGTCAGCTTAGCCAGTATGTCGCACCCTTTATCCTAAACCATCAGGCCGCAAACCAAAATAATGTCGAAGCTCAAGGCCCGAAATACAAGCGTTAACGCAGATCTCGTCGTATTCGATAAAGACGGCACCCTGATTGATTTCCATACCCTGTGGGGGCCAAGGGTGGAACGCGCCATCAAGGCAATCTGCTCATCCCTAGGGTGGAGTCAGCCCCTCATCGATCAGTTATCTGCAGCACTCGGCTACGACCCTCAAACTGCTCGTGTCGTATCTCAGGGACCACTCGCAACTGCACCCATCAGTGAGCTAGAGATCGTCGTAGCCACGGCCCTTTTTCAGCACAAGGTGTCCTGGGAGCGCGCAAAAGACCTGGCTTGCGGGCACTTCGGCCCGGTGATGTCTGCCCTGCCAACACCGGCGGAAATCAATCCCCTGGGAGATGTTCGCGCGGCTATTGTACGGCTTAAATCATCAGGGATTCAGGTCGCCATCGCAACGAGTGATGACCGAGCACCGACAGAAGCTGCTCTGCGTGAACTGAATCTCACTCAAACTGTCGACCTGCTACTGTGCGCGGATGATCCCGGCACTCCTTCAAAACCAGACCCATCGGTTCTGCACTACATCAGCCAACAACTGATTGTCAGCATTGACCGAACCGTGATGGTCGGAGATACCGTGAGCGATCTGGTAATGGCCCGACGGGCTGGCGTGACACTGACAGTAGGCATAACCGGAGGTGCTGACAAGACGGCCGAGCTCGAGTCACATGCCGACGTTTTATTGTCGTCAGTGGATGACCTTGTACCAGCCTGATAAGCACGCAAAAAGTCGCATCAAACTACCGGCTCAGCTTGGAAACTTGCCCGAAGTAAGCGAACGCAGGTAGTCCTCCTGGCTTTTGCTTTCTATAGCTCCTGGCCTGGCCCTGCGAACACTGTCAATGGCGTCCACAGGCAATTCCCCCACACCAATCAGCAAACGGGCGGCTATAGTCCCGGCACGGCCCAGTCCAGCAGCGCAGTGGAGAAGAATCTTTTCACCCCGACTCAGTTGCGCCAAAAGCTCAGGTTCAATATCCGCAAACTGCGATTCGAAGCGGGCACCTGGTGCCCCAAGATCAGTGATTGGGCAGTGATACCAGTCAAATGGTGCGATTTCGTATCTTTCTGGCAAGTGGGCCACTCCCAGTATCGAAAACTCGTACTGTTCAATCAACGAAATCACTGTCAGTGGTTCCCAGTCTATGATCACTCCGAGATCCCGATCCAAATCACGCGTACGCACGCCAACTGAACTGAACTCGAGCCGCCCCGGGCAACAGCACATCCCCACCATCCCGTTGCCGGGTAACGAGACAGTATCGATCTGCAGTGGCTCGCCTGGGACCTGCACTACCGCTCAGAACTCACCATGCACCCGTGTTGGGCATCGACAGCCACGGCTCGGCTGGTGCCAAATCGTCACCCTGTTGCAGCAGTTCGATTGAAATATTGTCGGGAGATCGGATAAATGCCATGCGGCCATCTCTGGGTGGCCTGTTGATTGTGACACCGTTATCCATCAGGTGCTGGCACAGCGCGTAGATGTTCTCGGTACCATAAGCAAGATGCCCAAAATTTCGACCGCCCGCATACTCTTCAGGGT
This window of the Gammaproteobacteria bacterium genome carries:
- a CDS encoding propionyl-CoA synthetase; amino-acid sequence: MSGNYESVYQSALQDPVGFWARAAEDIHWYKKWDRVLDDTDAPYYRWYTGGEVNTCYNAVDLNVEHGRGDQAAIIYDSPVTGTARTLTYAELLEQTARFAGVLVQNDIGRGDRVIIYMPMVPEALIAMLACARIGAIHSVVFGGFASNELAVRIDDCTPKVIVSASCGIEPGRVVEYKPLLDGAIETARHKPAQCIVLQRPECEADLVAGRDQDWHEAMSAATPVDCVPVAATDPLYILYTSGTTGQPKGVVRDNAGHIVALKWSMKNIYGTDPGDVFWAASDVGWVVGHSYIVYAPLFNGSTTVLYEGKPVGTPDPGAFWRVIAEHGVKVLFTAPTAFRAIKKDDPNGEYLKQYDMSRFECLYLAGERTDPHTLHWAEDKLNVPVIDHWWQTETGWSIAANCRGIEMLPIKEGSPSKPVPGWDLNVLGEDGKPVTPGDIGTLAVKLPLPPGSFPTLWNARERFFEAYLSQFDGYYNTSDAGMIDDEGYVYVMSRTDDIINVAGHRLSTGAMEEVLADHADVAECAVTGVQDALKGQAPLGFLVLNAGCDRLSEEIAAEVVQMVRDRIGPVAAFKQAVVVKRLPKTRSGKILRGVMGKIADGEDWQMPATIDDPEILDEITEALNSIGYPAS
- a CDS encoding enoyl-CoA hydratase — protein: MNYQNILVETHDVVGLITLNRPDVLNALSDDLMDELSDAVDRLETDDAIGALVLTGSDKAFAAGADIKRMKDSDYMDVYMGNFIGRNWERISTCRKPVIAAVAGYALGGGCELAMMCDFIIAAESAQFGQPEIKLGVIPGAGGTQRLTRFVGKSKAMEMCLTGRMMDADEAERVGLVSRIVPADNLLDDALKTAKKIATLSRPSVMMAKTAVNRAYETTLAEGIRFERTIFQSLFATDDKNEGMAAFIEKRKPNWKHR
- the mtnA gene encoding S-methyl-5-thioribose-1-phosphate isomerase, which codes for MKVDDHHYRSIWLEDNAPSVSVIDQTLLPFEFRIRQLRSTADMVDAIATMVVRGAPLIGAAAACGLFLAAQENPSDEHLEKSASRLLTARPTAVNLRWALDRMLPELLNEPITQRVEAARVGAQKICDEDVSINSRIGAHGLEFLTQHCHLAQKDMPFNILTHCNAGWLATVDWGTALSPIFKAHDAGMNIHVWVDETRPRNQGALLTAWELKAHGVPHTVIADNAGGHLMQRGQVDACIVGSDRTTRSGDVCNKIGTYLKALAAKANDVPFFAALPSSTIDWSIRDGISEIPIEERESIEVTHITGADEKNQLVRVRLTPEGSQAANPAFDVTPRDYVSGIITERGVCDASETALLSLYPEQAQKRRKSQPIST
- a CDS encoding carboxy terminal-processing peptidase; this encodes MTKPTDCPSNQATKARIRHARRCCWSYILALALALPCVSIYADVAPLKALPGHQRAVELINYFIQRYHYRTAQLNDELSSQILDRYIQSLDANRSYFLASDIEGFEQMRFHLDNYLRKQELDQIFKLFDLYRERVIDRAEFSVRALSEGFDLNIPESYRFNRSTSPWPTDQAQLDDIWRRRVKNDYLSLKLAGNSHDDILKTLGNRYRQLSRRTKQITSSDVFETFINAYITSVEPHTNYFSPRSTENFKIRMSLSLEGIGAVLQTENEYTVVRRIVAGGPAELSQLLNAGDRIIGVGQDEDQPLVDVIGWRLDDVVDLIRGPKNTVVRLQIVPVQDGPDGSGQIISIVRDTINLEEQAAQKSVISVERGDHIYRIGVIDLPTFYVDFDGRSSGKADYRSTTRDVARLVRELRAEHTDGLVIDLRGNGGGALTEATTLTGLFIEKGPIVQVKDAKGRVRVKRDTDPAIIYRGPLAVLVDGNSASASEIFAGAIQDYGRGIIIGTPTYGKGTVQNLVDLDRYSRNEDEKLGQLKFTIAQFFRINGDSTQHRGVVPDILLPTAQDDTKHGERSLKNALPWEQVASADYSPFDQSGLSAVLPKIRSVHQTRVADDPGFRFLLSNQALDREIAAIEEISLLESERQFERTRRQSARDLLSTALRKAWNLGEDEKVGDEEFPGDIVLNEAAQILADTTIELQNNRMLAQHSAHLSAESDSSTQDQ
- a CDS encoding valine--pyruvate transaminase; protein product: MKTSTFGEFLAAGSGILQLMEDAGEALAGDGEVLLLGGGNPARIPEVQRTFREAMGSLLEDAPRFDRIVGDYDGPQGNVEFLSAITELLNSQFNWGISENNVALTNGSQTSFFVLFNIFAGVTQDGRNQRILLPLIPEYIGYTEMGLGQCIFDTCKPSISLSGDHQFKYHVDFEHLQLQSHTGALCVSRPTNPTGNVLTDAEIEQLVVLATERDLPLIIDGAYGTPFPNIIFTDATPFWDSNIILCLSLSKLGLAGVRTGIVIAQEDIIQSITSANAIMNLTPGSFGPGLTTDMVRDGSILDISNQFIRPFYQSRAQIAISWIESELASYPFRVHTPEGAIFLWVWFKDLPITSETLYQRLKARDVLVIPGEHFFPGLTEPWKHRHECVRVSYAQDQQTVERGIAILAEEVRAAYDNAVP
- a CDS encoding NUDIX domain-containing protein; the encoded protein is MRAEDSEILSVVDNQDQVIGQRRRDDIHRLSLPHRAIHVLVFRLDGRLFLQKRGLHKQESPGLWDSSVAGHVDAGETYDACCVREIEEEIGIRMEEMPKRLFKLVASPQTGMEFCWVYRLVTDLELALDYTEMETGQWFAQAQVDQWLRDSAEDFAESFRTIWHRFSQCKEVDVVEYV
- the betA gene encoding choline dehydrogenase, which translates into the protein MRDADYVIIGAGSAGCVLAARLSEDSGCNVLLMEAGGSDRSIYVQMPAALSIPMNLARFNWGYTSQAEPHLNGRVIDCPRGRVLGGSSSINGMVYVRGHPRDFDRWEELGADGWNYASCLPYFKKAESWVDGENDYRGGHGPLSVCAGNNMTGNSLYEAFIQAGHEAGYPVTDDYNGRQQEGFGAMHMTVRDGVRASTASAYLRPAMNRSNLRYVGGTYVHRVLFEKSRAVAVEYEKDGRIFQVQARREVLMATGSIGSPSLLQRSGIGSAHHLESLGIEVQCESPGVGENLQDHLEVYFQFRCKQPITLNRYLNPLAKGLIGARWLFTRTGLGATNHFESCGFIRSRAGVQWPDIQYHFLPGAMRYDGRAAFPGHGFQVHVGPNKPQSRGCVKIVSQSPKDSPKILFNYLEAQQDREDWRACIHLTREIFEQPAMEPFRGAEIQPGRSVISNSDIDDWVRQNVESAYHPSCTCRMGAIDDATAVLDSACRVKGVESLRVVDSSVFPEITNGNLNAPTIMLAERVADMILGGSLLPPLDSSVWIDEYWQQRQRVGEPVRRSDVDAPI
- a CDS encoding HAD family hydrolase, whose amino-acid sequence is MSKLKARNTSVNADLVVFDKDGTLIDFHTLWGPRVERAIKAICSSLGWSQPLIDQLSAALGYDPQTARVVSQGPLATAPISELEIVVATALFQHKVSWERAKDLACGHFGPVMSALPTPAEINPLGDVRAAIVRLKSSGIQVAIATSDDRAPTEAALRELNLTQTVDLLLCADDPGTPSKPDPSVLHYISQQLIVSIDRTVMVGDTVSDLVMARRAGVTLTVGITGGADKTAELESHADVLLSSVDDLVPA
- a CDS encoding cyclin-dependent kinase inhibitor 3 family protein; translated protein: MQVPGEPLQIDTVSLPGNGMVGMCCCPGRLEFSSVGVRTRDLDRDLGVIIDWEPLTVISLIEQYEFSILGVAHLPERYEIAPFDWYHCPITDLGAPGARFESQFADIEPELLAQLSRGEKILLHCAAGLGRAGTIAARLLIGVGELPVDAIDSVRRARPGAIESKSQEDYLRSLTSGKFPS
- a CDS encoding VOC family protein, which translates into the protein MKYLHTMVRISSVEDSLDFYCNKLGLIELRRQDDEKGRYTNIFLAAPGNEDAMVELTHNWDPEEYAGGRNFGHLAYGTENIYALCQHLMDNGVTINRPPRDGRMAFIRSPDNISIELLQQGDDLAPAEPWLSMPNTGAW